In the Quercus lobata isolate SW786 chromosome 5, ValleyOak3.0 Primary Assembly, whole genome shotgun sequence genome, one interval contains:
- the LOC115990413 gene encoding uncharacterized protein LOC115990413, whose amino-acid sequence MAEGTSVREHCLRMISNLNTLEVLGADIDGESQVDMILQSLPESFKEISFNYNMNKKVYTLSEFMNELVAVEGILGTSSADANMAEASTSQSKLKGKGRKKKKKKKDFAKQDGKQVALGVTNKGKCFPLW is encoded by the coding sequence ATGGCTGAAGGTACTTCAGTGAGGGAGCATTGTCTTAGGATGATCTCTAATCTAAATACATTGGAAGTTTTAGGTGCCGATATTGATGGAGAATCCCAAGTGGATATGATACTCCAGTCACTACCAGAATCATTCAAGGAAATCAGTTTTAActataatatgaacaaaaaggtTTATACATTGTCTGAATTTATGAATGAGTTGGTAGCAGTGGAAGGCATCCTTGGTACTTCTAGTGCTGATGCCAATATGGCTGAAGCTTCTACTTCTCAATCTAAGTTGAAAGGCAAGggtagaaagaagaagaagaagaagaaggactttGCCAAGCAAGATGGAAAACAAGTTGCATTAGGAGTTACCAACAAAGGAAAGTGTTTTCCATTGTGGTAA